The Pseudomonas moraviensis genome contains the following window.
GCATGACCGCCTGAATCTCGGTCAGCGCGTCGATGTAGTAGTCGGCCCGCCCCTGCTTGAGCATCAGCAGAATGCCGGTGCGCCGTTCGATCTGGTTGAAGCGTTTGATGTTCGGCAGGTAGTTGTCGTAGCGGTAGCCGCGCACCCAGGCCAGGCGGTATTTGCCCAAGGTTGCCTGAGTCGGTGGCGGACTGCTGGCCAGGCCAAGTGCGTAAACGTGATCGGAGTCGAAATTCCATTGCGGGTACAACACGTGCTCGGCTTCGTCGCGGTAGGAGCCGACCTGCGCGTCGACTTCCTTCAACTGCACCAGCCCGATCGAACGGGTGTACGGCACCGTGCGGATATCCAGCTTCACCCCGGCCGGCTCGAAGACTTTGCGCAGCACGTCCCAGGCCAGACCATGGCCATCGGCGGCGGTATAGTCTTCCCAGTCTTCGCTGGCCAGATGGATGACCGCGGGTACAGGCGCGGCGGCGTGCGCATGGGCGAACGTGCCCAGCAGAGCCAGAACCAGCTGGGCCAACCCGCGTCGCAGCATTGCTTGTTTCCTCACGTGAGTCGAATCAGGCGAATACCCAGACCAGCCCTTGCATCGCCAGCCAGGCGAAGACACCGGCGAGCACGTCGTCGAGCATGATGCCGACGCCGCCATGCACATGCTTGTCGATCCAGCGGATCGGCCACGGCTTGAGAATATCGAAGAAGCGGAATACCAGAAAACCCGCAAGCAACCAGTACCAGCCTTCCGGCACCAGCCACAGGGTGATCCACATGCCGACCATTTCGTCCCAGACGATGCCTTCGTGGTCATGCACGCGCAGGTCGTCAGCGACTTTGCCGCACAGCCAGAAGCCGAACAGCATGGTGATGCCGAGCATCAGCCAGTAACCCCAGTCGGGCAGCATCTGCCACAACGGAATGAACGGCAGCGCCACCAGCGAGCCCCACGTGCCCGGCGCCTTGGGCAAGGTGCCGGAGCCGAAGCCGAACGCGAGGAAATGCCACGGATTGCGCCAGACCGAAGGAGGCACGAATTCGGCAGGGACCTGTTTCGGGTGATCTGTCACGGTGTCTCCTGAAAGTGTTGGTAGCCGCGGATTTGCGGAGTGATGTCGCGCCCGTCACGATCCAGCAGGACCACGCCCTGGCCCGACGCCACGCGCCCGATCACATGGATCGGCCAGCCATCGCCCAGCAGTGCCGGCAACGCGGCGGACGGCAAGGTGAAGGCCAGCACGTAGTCGTCGCCCCCGCTCAATGCCGCGCGCTCGGCACCGCGCTGACCGAGAAACGCGACTAAAGCATCCGACAACGGTACGCGCTCGCGTTCAATTTCAAGTCGCACCCCGGAGGCCAGCGCGATATGCCCGCAATCGGCGAGCAGGCCGTCGGAGATGTCCAGCGCCGCCGTGGCCTTGCCGCGCAGAGCCTGACCGAGCGCCAGTTGCGGCTGTGGTGACCAGTAATGATCGAGCAGCGGCTGGCCGACCTCGGGCGCGGCATCACGCTGGCCCAGCACCAGCGGCAAGGCGCCGGCCGCATTGCCCAGTTCGCCACCGACACAGAGCAGATCACCGGACTGCGCGCCGCTGCGGGTCAACGCCTGCCCTGCAGGTACGCGGCCGAACACGGTGACCGTCAGGCTCAAAGGCCCGCGCGTGGTGTCACCGCCGACCAGTGCCACGCCGCAGCCTTGCGCCATCTGGTTCAAACCACGGGCGTAGGCTTGCAGCCAATCGGCAGTCACCGTCGGTAAAGTCAGGGCAAGAGTAAAGGCAACGGGCGCGGCACCCATGGCGGCCAGATCGCTGACCGCGACGGCCAGCGAACGCTGACCGAGCAGAAACGGATCGCAGGGGTCGGCGAAATGCACACCGGCCACCAGCGTATCGGTGGAAACCGCCAGCTGTTCCCCTGCGGGAACTGCCAGCAAGGCGCAGTCGTCGCCGACCCCCAAAGCAACGCCCTCGCCGCCCTGCGCACAAGGCGCGGCGGCGAAGAAATTGCGGATCAGCTCAAACTCGCCCATGGCCGAGAAAAAGTATTCAAGCGCCGATCAGCGCTTGAACGCCTTCACTTCAGCTTCACGCAGGCGCGGGGCCAGCTTGTCGAGCACGCCGTTGACGAACTTGTGGCCGTCGGTCGAACCGAACACTTTGGCCAGCTCGATACCTTCGTTGATCACAACGCGGTACGGCACGTCGACACGCTTGAGCAGCTCCCAGGTCGACAGGCGCAGAACCGCCAGTTCAACCGGGTCCAGCTCTTCGATCGTCAGATCCAGGCACGGCGTCAGGGCGGTGTCGATTTCGGTCTTGAACTGCGGAACCCCGTGAAGGATTTCGCGGAAGTAGGCACCGTCGACATCGGTGAAATCGTTATCAACGCGAAACTGCGCTTCGATCTCGTTCAGCGATTGCTTGGCCATGTGCCATTGGTACAGCGCCTGAGTCGCGAGCTGACGGGCTTCGCGACGCTTGGCGCTTTTCGACGGCTTGCCGGCATCCGCAGGTTTCGGATCGCGCGGGTTGAAACGATCGCTTTCGTCGCTAATCACTTGGCCTCCAACTGCGCCAGCAGGCTGACCATTTCCAGAGCGGACAGGGCAGCTTCGGCACCTTTGTTACCGGCCTTGGTGCCGGAACGCTCGATGGCTTGCTCGATGGAA
Protein-coding sequences here:
- a CDS encoding substrate-binding periplasmic protein; the protein is MLRRGLAQLVLALLGTFAHAHAAAPVPAVIHLASEDWEDYTAADGHGLAWDVLRKVFEPAGVKLDIRTVPYTRSIGLVQLKEVDAQVGSYRDEAEHVLYPQWNFDSDHVYALGLASSPPPTQATLGKYRLAWVRGYRYDNYLPNIKRFNQIERRTGILLMLKQGRADYYIDALTEIQAVMRDAADPAQYRYSHLAELPLFLGFADTPQARTLMALYDRRMAELVKSGELKAIFAKWQQPYPFNPN
- a CDS encoding phosphatidylglycerophosphatase A, with product MTDHPKQVPAEFVPPSVWRNPWHFLAFGFGSGTLPKAPGTWGSLVALPFIPLWQMLPDWGYWLMLGITMLFGFWLCGKVADDLRVHDHEGIVWDEMVGMWITLWLVPEGWYWLLAGFLVFRFFDILKPWPIRWIDKHVHGGVGIMLDDVLAGVFAWLAMQGLVWVFA
- the thiL gene encoding thiamine-phosphate kinase, which gives rise to MGEFELIRNFFAAAPCAQGGEGVALGVGDDCALLAVPAGEQLAVSTDTLVAGVHFADPCDPFLLGQRSLAVAVSDLAAMGAAPVAFTLALTLPTVTADWLQAYARGLNQMAQGCGVALVGGDTTRGPLSLTVTVFGRVPAGQALTRSGAQSGDLLCVGGELGNAAGALPLVLGQRDAAPEVGQPLLDHYWSPQPQLALGQALRGKATAALDISDGLLADCGHIALASGVRLEIERERVPLSDALVAFLGQRGAERAALSGGDDYVLAFTLPSAALPALLGDGWPIHVIGRVASGQGVVLLDRDGRDITPQIRGYQHFQETP
- the nusB gene encoding transcription antitermination factor NusB produces the protein MISDESDRFNPRDPKPADAGKPSKSAKRREARQLATQALYQWHMAKQSLNEIEAQFRVDNDFTDVDGAYFREILHGVPQFKTEIDTALTPCLDLTIEELDPVELAVLRLSTWELLKRVDVPYRVVINEGIELAKVFGSTDGHKFVNGVLDKLAPRLREAEVKAFKR